The proteins below come from a single Candidatus Zixiibacteriota bacterium genomic window:
- a CDS encoding ATP-binding cassette domain-containing protein codes for MASIQSKRSKSGKKTFYVVVSLGTKHKWIKAGSLQDAKILKKTIEGMAESERLDKLGISPREKRIDDVFQEYRDSERGLALSGGEKQRVCLVRAILKEPPIFILDEATSALNSKSEYLIQDSLTNILSDKTAIIIAH; via the coding sequence GTGGCAAGCATTCAATCCAAGCGCTCAAAGTCCGGGAAAAAGACATTCTACGTCGTAGTTTCCCTCGGCACAAAGCACAAATGGATCAAGGCCGGTTCACTCCAGGACGCCAAGATTCTCAAGAAGACTATCGAGGGAATGGCTGAGTCAGAGCGCCTGGACAAGCTCGGGATTTCTCCGAGAGAGAAGCGTATTGACGATGTCTTTCAAGAATATCGGGACAGTGAGCGAGGTCTTGCGCTGTCTGGAGGAGAGAAACAGAGAGTTTGTCTTGTGCGAGCAATACTGAAGGAACCTCCGATCTTCATTCTTGACGAAGCGACTTCGGCCCTGAACTCGAAGTCTGAGTATCTCATACAAGATTCTCTGACAAATATACTGAGTGACAAGACTGCTATAATCATCGCCCATTGA
- a CDS encoding cytidylate kinase-like family protein: MQIISISRGSQSGGTEFATDLANKLGYECISREDLLEEATRQKIPVGKLETSIVKPHIFSERLAIELEHYKALATSILCEKALDHDIIYHGRTGHLLLPGVDNVLRIRVVTSDEQRIASVMSRLNLSRNRAKQYIEAVEEDRRKWVRKCYNVEWDVFTLYDVVLNLSQVHPANAAAAICSMAQLPEFQSTPASRSALRDLLLAARARLALLRDDKTRPMNLKLMANKGVLHVTYSFQHVDDTDAITGALHSLTGATEIVCTEAQSNILWIQESFDPDDSAYGDVLSLANSWDAAVEVIKMTPGEDFARYPVRKEIAKEALGYWLETGIIDEVEELNDGDPTDISRVYEKLITDGRAGGKRIIEGSRKTLLNAIDRSRDYRLIVLDNMFLSKTTDTRKHMTQEWVNALSESLKTPVVSMKEIQQFYRFGAKQVFRMAFFAILSALILAAIFHFDDQIMALLMREGTSSRILATTCIVIFIPIFAYVYSSAVGLFLRMIQLD; encoded by the coding sequence ATGCAGATCATCAGTATATCGCGGGGTAGCCAGTCCGGGGGAACAGAATTCGCCACAGATCTTGCTAACAAGCTTGGATACGAATGCATAAGTAGGGAAGATCTTCTGGAGGAGGCGACTCGGCAAAAGATCCCGGTGGGCAAGCTCGAGACTTCCATCGTCAAACCACACATATTCTCAGAACGTCTGGCAATCGAGTTAGAGCACTACAAGGCTCTGGCCACGTCCATTTTGTGCGAAAAAGCCCTCGATCACGATATCATATATCACGGCCGCACCGGCCATCTGCTTCTACCGGGCGTAGACAATGTCCTTAGAATAAGAGTGGTCACAAGTGACGAACAACGGATAGCGTCGGTCATGAGCCGACTAAATCTTTCGCGAAATAGGGCTAAGCAGTATATCGAGGCGGTCGAAGAGGACAGGAGAAAGTGGGTCAGGAAGTGTTACAATGTGGAATGGGACGTGTTCACGCTGTACGATGTTGTATTGAATCTGAGTCAGGTGCACCCAGCCAATGCCGCAGCTGCAATCTGTTCCATGGCACAACTGCCGGAATTTCAGTCTACCCCGGCATCAAGAAGCGCTCTCCGGGATTTGCTGCTAGCAGCTAGGGCACGGTTGGCACTGCTCCGGGATGACAAGACGAGACCGATGAACCTGAAGTTAATGGCGAATAAGGGCGTCCTGCATGTAACTTACAGCTTTCAGCACGTTGATGATACGGATGCAATCACAGGTGCACTGCACTCATTGACCGGCGCCACAGAGATCGTCTGCACAGAAGCACAGAGTAATATTCTCTGGATTCAGGAGAGTTTCGATCCTGATGACAGCGCGTACGGAGACGTGCTATCGCTCGCCAATTCATGGGACGCCGCAGTAGAAGTCATCAAGATGACACCGGGAGAAGATTTTGCTCGATATCCAGTCAGGAAGGAGATCGCCAAAGAGGCCCTTGGATACTGGCTCGAGACGGGCATTATCGATGAAGTCGAAGAGTTGAACGATGGGGATCCGACCGACATCTCCAGAGTCTACGAAAAACTGATAACAGACGGCAGAGCAGGAGGGAAACGGATCATTGAGGGATCGCGAAAGACTCTGCTCAATGCCATTGATCGCTCCAGAGACTACCGGCTGATCGTGTTAGATAACATGTTTCTCTCAAAGACAACGGATACACGGAAGCATATGACCCAGGAATGGGTTAATGCGCTGTCCGAATCACTGAAAACTCCTGTGGTATCAATGAAGGAAATTCAGCAATTCTATCGCTTTGGAGCTAAACAGGTTTTCAGAATGGCTTTTTTTGCAATACTAAGTGCGTTGATTCTCGCTGCGATATTTCATTTTGACGATCAGATTATGGCGCTGTTGATGCGCGAAGGAACATCTTCAAGAATTCTGGCGACAACATGCATCGTTATCTTCATTCCGATCTTTGCATATGTATATAGCTCCGCCGTCGGATTGTTCCTGCGGATGATACAACTTGATTAG
- a CDS encoding HAMP domain-containing protein, whose amino-acid sequence MNKNRSGKNSLSEILQNNLTSASSEASSDSEETRIKQSLLERPRFTVKARLTLIFVIFFIISAAVSVAAMLMLSMINDRVQFVSLADKFANEIQSARRSEKNYFLYDSDLEEVRQHVDSANHILRLAALELGHVVGRQEIDSLQEYLTNYEVLVDTILSHGNDPAFKESESFKSVSQSLRSFGSQMLQLSLDVSRQERLLISGTIANAKRVHIALLAVLLGFSVFMASYISRHIISRLSRLMTATQRFASGDFLPITPKRKYQDEFSYVAIALNHMMYELNRRQNILVESHKLRAIGNLTAGIAHELNNPLNNIILTSEMLKEGIKDLSDEELADMINDLVTQGRRAEQVVKNLLDFARESETSSEHLHIETLIEDTVRLAKNQIKLSGIEISEEIPENLPPIYGDRKLLVQVLLNLLLNAIDAMPDGGSLKVRVAPEAKTGFVSIHVSDTGCGIPGHILGSIFTPFFTTKPTGKGTGLGLAVSKGIIEKHGGSIEADSKLNEGTTVTVHLPIVPIPADITDGHSQSKEHNSSKGNDN is encoded by the coding sequence ATGAACAAGAACAGATCTGGAAAGAACTCCCTTTCCGAGATACTGCAGAACAATCTGACGTCTGCTTCTTCCGAGGCCAGCTCTGACTCAGAGGAGACCAGGATAAAGCAGTCGCTTCTTGAACGCCCTCGTTTTACTGTCAAAGCAAGACTCACACTCATTTTTGTTATCTTCTTTATCATCAGCGCCGCAGTTTCCGTGGCTGCGATGCTTATGCTATCGATGATCAATGATCGCGTGCAATTCGTGTCGCTGGCTGACAAGTTCGCCAACGAGATTCAATCTGCAAGACGCAGCGAGAAGAACTACTTTCTTTATGATTCCGACCTGGAGGAGGTGAGGCAACACGTCGACAGCGCCAACCACATATTGCGGCTTGCCGCGCTGGAATTGGGACACGTTGTCGGACGTCAGGAGATAGACAGCTTGCAGGAATACTTGACAAATTATGAGGTTCTCGTTGATACAATTCTCTCTCATGGGAACGATCCAGCATTCAAGGAATCGGAGAGCTTCAAGAGTGTATCGCAGTCTCTGAGAAGTTTCGGTTCCCAGATGCTTCAATTGTCCCTGGACGTCTCCCGCCAGGAACGACTTCTCATCTCCGGGACGATCGCCAATGCGAAGCGAGTTCACATTGCTCTGCTTGCTGTACTCCTGGGTTTCTCGGTTTTCATGGCGTCGTATATATCACGGCACATAATCTCGCGTCTAAGCAGGCTCATGACAGCTACACAGCGGTTTGCCAGCGGTGATTTTCTGCCGATTACACCGAAGCGCAAGTATCAAGACGAATTCTCGTATGTAGCAATCGCGCTGAACCATATGATGTACGAGTTGAATCGGAGGCAGAACATACTCGTCGAATCACACAAGCTCCGCGCGATCGGTAACCTTACAGCCGGGATAGCTCACGAGTTGAACAACCCTTTGAACAATATCATCTTGACATCAGAAATGCTCAAGGAAGGTATTAAGGACCTCTCTGACGAAGAACTTGCGGATATGATCAATGACCTGGTTACGCAGGGTAGGCGCGCAGAACAGGTCGTAAAGAACTTGCTTGACTTCGCTCGCGAGAGTGAAACTAGCTCGGAGCACCTGCACATTGAGACTCTGATAGAAGATACAGTCCGTCTCGCGAAAAACCAGATTAAATTGAGCGGAATTGAAATCAGCGAGGAGATTCCGGAGAATCTGCCCCCGATATACGGCGATAGAAAGCTTCTTGTCCAAGTTCTTCTCAACTTACTGCTGAACGCGATCGATGCGATGCCGGATGGCGGATCGCTCAAGGTCAGGGTGGCTCCGGAAGCCAAGACAGGATTTGTTTCTATTCATGTTTCCGACACTGGATGCGGTATTCCTGGTCACATTCTCGGATCAATCTTCACTCCGTTCTTCACGACCAAACCGACCGGCAAAGGTACCGGTTTAGGTCTTGCAGTGTCAAAGGGCATAATTGAGAAGCATGGCGGCAGCATTGAGGCGGATAGTAAATTAAACGAGGGGACCACGGTTACCGTGCACCTGCCGATTGTGCCAATCCCGGCGGACATCACCGATGGGCATAGTCAATCGAAGGAACACAATTCATCGAAAGGAAACGACAATTAG
- a CDS encoding metallophosphoesterase, which produces MRLAAISDLHCGDPMGSLVGFDPAGNPVLGSMYSDLVKAVGGKLDYLVLLGDVLDCSIVGYEKAFAAAKVLFTKMQEDGLTTTFIYVPGNHDFDIWTAVEYEVNIIHQIGAGKVPRKFKMAVPGVVDDRPDAVTRGAMLPGVTIRSGPDPYGGLFLDHISEPDQDPGNFIFVYPNLYLVTDEGESVLLTHGHYLEYFWTLLGEWTIGILQEGLKIDDVPTIKQLVSINFPLCQASCSGIGQAGPLTDTIRKIQRDVKDHNLGNVKKYMDRIDNKIDDLFDYSAFNPKEWLTDAISNNLKKDLMESLGKYNDTRYDDEFIYNPEVRDRFWRYYASCKRELESIERDSKLNIPAPLKLIFGHTHVPISWDTVDPPHASHEQLTDNKRLDLFNTGGWLWRRNDAGQKVFGGAEVFLYETGKGITSVAVQ; this is translated from the coding sequence ATGCGACTTGCTGCCATCTCGGATTTACACTGTGGCGATCCAATGGGAAGCCTTGTCGGCTTCGATCCTGCCGGCAATCCAGTACTCGGCTCAATGTACTCAGATCTGGTTAAAGCTGTCGGCGGAAAACTCGATTATCTTGTCCTGCTCGGTGACGTCCTCGATTGCTCTATAGTCGGATATGAAAAGGCATTTGCCGCTGCAAAAGTCCTTTTCACAAAGATGCAGGAGGACGGTCTTACGACCACGTTCATCTATGTTCCCGGCAATCACGATTTCGACATCTGGACTGCTGTGGAATATGAAGTCAACATCATTCACCAGATAGGTGCGGGAAAAGTCCCTCGCAAGTTTAAGATGGCAGTGCCGGGTGTAGTAGACGACAGACCTGACGCGGTCACAAGAGGCGCTATGCTGCCCGGAGTTACGATACGGTCCGGACCCGACCCGTACGGCGGGTTGTTCCTGGATCACATATCGGAGCCTGATCAAGATCCCGGAAACTTCATCTTTGTATATCCGAACTTGTATCTCGTTACCGACGAAGGAGAATCCGTACTCCTGACTCACGGACACTACCTGGAGTATTTCTGGACGCTGCTTGGCGAATGGACGATCGGGATTCTGCAGGAGGGTCTCAAGATCGATGATGTCCCGACTATAAAGCAACTGGTGAGTATCAATTTTCCACTCTGCCAGGCTTCCTGTTCAGGAATCGGGCAGGCGGGACCGCTCACCGATACGATTCGCAAAATCCAACGCGATGTCAAGGACCACAACCTTGGAAATGTGAAGAAGTACATGGACAGGATTGACAATAAGATCGACGACCTCTTCGATTACTCGGCCTTCAATCCGAAAGAGTGGTTGACGGACGCCATTTCAAACAATCTGAAGAAAGACCTCATGGAGTCACTTGGGAAATACAACGACACCAGATATGATGATGAGTTTATATACAACCCGGAAGTGCGCGATAGATTCTGGCGCTATTATGCGAGCTGCAAGCGAGAGCTTGAAAGCATCGAAAGAGATTCCAAGTTAAACATTCCGGCACCATTGAAGTTGATCTTTGGTCACACACATGTTCCCATTTCGTGGGACACTGTCGATCCCCCACACGCGAGTCACGAGCAACTGACTGACAACAAGAGACTCGACCTGTTCAACACCGGTGGATGGCTCTGGAGAAGAAACGATGCGGGACAGAAAGTGTTCGGAGGCGCCGAAGTGTTTCTGTACGAGACAGGCAAAGGCATCACTTCGGTGGCTGTACAATGA
- a CDS encoding 3-hydroxyacyl-ACP dehydratase, giving the protein MISAGIDIGSRTVKVVVVSERHTVKRIAENTFDPLSVCTSLLEGLEYDTITATGYGRHLFGQHFECNIISEIKAFSMGVRAVAVTSRTILDIGGQDIKAISLDQGGNMRKFEMNDKCSAGTGRFLEIMALALGCSVRGFGELALTADNAENVSSMCTVFAESEVISMLAKGAPRNEIALGIHKSIIGRAKSMLQRVSLEESLAFVGGVSLNRCIVRLIEESLGVRAYVPDAPQLMGALGCALHGLGQKEAAWESL; this is encoded by the coding sequence ATGATTTCCGCAGGAATTGACATCGGATCTCGTACTGTCAAGGTTGTGGTTGTCTCTGAGAGACATACCGTCAAACGCATTGCCGAGAACACGTTTGATCCACTGTCTGTCTGCACATCCCTACTCGAGGGACTCGAATATGATACAATCACCGCTACGGGATACGGTCGTCATCTCTTTGGTCAGCATTTCGAGTGCAATATCATTAGCGAAATAAAGGCGTTCTCAATGGGAGTAAGAGCGGTCGCCGTCACAAGTAGAACGATTCTTGACATAGGTGGTCAGGACATTAAAGCAATTTCATTGGACCAAGGGGGCAACATGAGAAAGTTCGAGATGAACGACAAATGCTCCGCTGGGACGGGGCGGTTTCTGGAGATTATGGCATTGGCGCTGGGATGCAGCGTGCGGGGATTCGGGGAACTTGCGCTGACCGCCGACAATGCAGAGAATGTAAGCAGCATGTGCACTGTCTTTGCGGAGTCGGAAGTGATATCGATGTTGGCAAAAGGCGCTCCGAGAAACGAGATCGCCCTCGGAATTCACAAGTCGATCATCGGGCGAGCGAAGTCGATGTTACAGCGGGTATCTCTCGAGGAGAGCCTTGCATTTGTTGGAGGAGTATCACTTAACAGATGTATCGTTCGCCTGATAGAGGAGAGTCTTGGCGTTAGGGCTTATGTACCTGATGCGCCGCAATTGATGGGTGCATTGGGATGTGCCCTTCACGGTTTGGGTCAGAAGGAAGCCGCTTGGGAAAGCTTATAA
- a CDS encoding response regulator — protein MSSRGLDICIIDDEIVVCKRLQQYLSKIGYSVETFVDSQTAIGRINEKRFDIVVTDIRMDNIDGMQVLNHIMEKGESTKVILITGYATIEIAREAQAKGAFDFISKPFRPQDLKEVIDRAAQLAG, from the coding sequence ATGAGCAGCCGTGGCCTTGATATTTGCATCATTGATGATGAGATTGTGGTTTGCAAGAGGCTCCAGCAGTATCTGAGTAAGATAGGTTACTCGGTGGAGACGTTTGTTGACAGTCAGACCGCCATTGGCCGTATAAACGAGAAGCGATTCGACATTGTCGTAACTGACATCCGCATGGACAACATTGATGGGATGCAGGTCTTGAACCACATCATGGAAAAAGGAGAAAGCACAAAGGTCATTCTCATAACTGGCTACGCAACGATCGAAATCGCCAGGGAAGCTCAGGCCAAGGGAGCCTTCGACTTCATTTCAAAACCGTTCAGACCCCAGGACCTGAAAGAGGTTATCGACCGGGCCGCACAACTAGCAGGATGA
- a CDS encoding sulfite exporter TauE/SafE family protein produces MEDLLIHITTGSAIQIIILGFIGGVLSGFIGSGGAFFMTPGMMNLGVQGIMAVGSNITHKFGKALVGSRKHGELGHVDKKLGIFMLITAVIGIRLAVWVSSALFGISDTHGEKGAAANLYISTVFVVILSGVAISMVLDVLRSRKESDTGPSKKISGFLSKLRLFPMIYFPVADVRVSLWALLLVGLFTGYLAGTIGVGGFVGVPAMIYVFGVPAAVAAGTELFLAMFMGAFGAINYAFLGFVDIRLVVLLYIGSLLGIFVGAYGTKVVNEVVIRLVTGIIILLCVISRVIAIPIYLAQLNMIGFVEPSQFPLLNDISKYFLYISGIGGVTVILIQVIRAYIRKRRVYATIVTRTE; encoded by the coding sequence ATGGAAGATCTGTTAATACATATTACGACCGGGTCAGCAATCCAGATTATTATTCTTGGATTCATCGGAGGTGTGCTGAGTGGTTTTATCGGAAGTGGCGGAGCCTTCTTCATGACACCAGGGATGATGAATCTGGGCGTTCAGGGCATCATGGCGGTCGGATCGAATATCACTCATAAATTCGGCAAGGCTCTTGTGGGGTCACGGAAGCATGGCGAGCTGGGACACGTCGACAAGAAGCTCGGTATCTTCATGTTGATTACCGCAGTGATTGGGATCAGACTGGCAGTATGGGTATCGAGCGCGCTTTTTGGCATCAGCGACACCCACGGCGAGAAAGGTGCTGCTGCAAACTTGTACATAAGCACCGTATTCGTGGTAATTCTGTCCGGCGTGGCAATCTCGATGGTCCTGGATGTCTTGAGGTCAAGGAAGGAGAGCGACACTGGTCCCTCCAAGAAGATAAGCGGCTTTCTTTCGAAGCTGCGACTCTTCCCTATGATCTATTTTCCAGTTGCTGATGTCAGAGTCTCTTTGTGGGCACTGCTTTTGGTTGGATTGTTCACCGGATATCTTGCCGGAACGATTGGAGTCGGCGGATTTGTCGGTGTGCCGGCCATGATATATGTCTTCGGCGTTCCAGCTGCTGTCGCGGCGGGCACGGAGCTGTTCCTGGCAATGTTCATGGGTGCATTCGGTGCAATAAACTACGCCTTTCTCGGATTTGTCGATATACGTCTTGTGGTGCTGCTGTACATCGGATCTTTACTCGGAATCTTCGTCGGGGCGTACGGAACCAAGGTGGTCAATGAAGTAGTCATCAGGCTCGTGACCGGTATCATCATTCTCCTGTGTGTTATCAGTCGTGTCATCGCTATTCCCATTTATCTGGCACAGTTGAATATGATTGGTTTTGTGGAACCATCGCAGTTCCCACTCCTCAACGATATCAGCAAGTATTTCCTTTACATCAGCGGGATCGGCGGCGTCACTGTGATCCTGATACAAGTAATACGGGCGTACATACGCAAGAGACGGGTTTACGCTACGATCGTTACAAGAACCGAATAA
- a CDS encoding 2-hydroxyacyl-CoA dehydratase family protein translates to MSDDYYQMWTDLGLDLESHDALLGILGQAYQDVYLSQKNRPRGMQYFDFVMSEVHGLRIKELLDAKRQGRPVVGAFCTFVPEEMVLAIDGVCVGLCAGAEFGFDEAERYVPRNTCSLIKSIFGFKLGKVCPYIESVDLLVGENTCDGKKKAYEILGTLVDCLYVMDLPQMKSDAGRALLKSEYTKFMAKIEEISGKEISLQNLRRGVQIANNKRKAAHRLNRLRAANPAPISGLDALLVNQVYFYDDPVRFTDSVNKICDELEDRIAENDGVFAPDTPRILISGCPMAVPNWKVPAIVEDSGAVIVGEESCVGERGTQNLVDVTADSLDGLLDSIVDRYCRIDCAIFTPNESRLDHVKQLVQQYKADGVIHYCLQFCQPYQMESGPVETALENSDIPVLRIDTDYSQEDVGQIRTRVEAFIERISAQS, encoded by the coding sequence GTGTCAGACGATTATTATCAGATGTGGACGGATTTGGGGTTAGATTTGGAATCCCATGATGCCCTCCTCGGCATTCTTGGTCAGGCCTATCAGGACGTATACTTGTCGCAGAAAAACCGGCCGCGTGGAATGCAATATTTCGATTTTGTGATGTCTGAGGTGCACGGATTACGCATAAAGGAACTCCTGGATGCCAAACGACAGGGCAGACCGGTCGTTGGAGCTTTCTGCACCTTTGTTCCCGAGGAAATGGTCCTGGCGATTGATGGCGTCTGCGTCGGTCTCTGCGCAGGCGCGGAATTCGGTTTTGACGAGGCCGAGAGATATGTACCACGCAATACCTGCTCGCTCATAAAATCTATATTCGGCTTCAAGCTTGGCAAAGTTTGTCCTTACATCGAATCAGTCGACCTGCTGGTTGGCGAAAACACATGTGACGGCAAGAAAAAGGCCTATGAAATACTTGGCACGCTGGTCGATTGCCTCTATGTGATGGACTTGCCCCAGATGAAAAGCGATGCCGGTCGCGCATTACTGAAGTCAGAATATACGAAGTTCATGGCGAAGATCGAGGAAATCTCCGGCAAAGAGATCAGTCTGCAGAACCTGCGAAGAGGTGTCCAAATCGCAAATAATAAACGAAAGGCCGCACACCGTCTCAACCGGCTGCGTGCTGCGAATCCAGCTCCTATCTCCGGACTTGACGCACTGCTTGTCAATCAGGTCTACTTCTACGATGATCCCGTTCGATTCACCGATTCCGTGAATAAGATTTGTGATGAACTTGAGGATCGGATTGCTGAGAATGATGGTGTCTTCGCTCCGGATACACCACGGATTCTCATTTCCGGATGTCCCATGGCTGTCCCCAACTGGAAAGTGCCTGCGATAGTCGAAGATTCCGGCGCGGTGATTGTCGGAGAGGAATCCTGCGTTGGAGAGCGAGGAACGCAGAATCTTGTAGATGTCACTGCCGATTCGTTGGACGGGCTGCTCGATAGTATCGTCGACAGGTACTGCAGAATTGATTGCGCAATCTTCACTCCCAACGAATCCCGTCTGGATCATGTCAAGCAGTTGGTGCAGCAGTACAAAGCAGACGGCGTCATACATTACTGCCTCCAATTCTGTCAGCCGTACCAGATGGAGAGTGGCCCTGTGGAAACGGCTCTCGAAAACTCTGACATTCCTGTCCTCCGCATCGACACCGATTACAGCCAGGAAGATGTCGGTCAGATCAGAACCCGAGTGGAGGCGTTTATCGAGAGGATCAGCGCTCAGTCATGA
- the yedF gene encoding sulfurtransferase-like selenium metabolism protein YedF: MYVDEDLLLILKSAGIGDGAPDLGSKLINSFLKMLLESGSIPSKVICLNTGVFLTTKGSDVEDEMRQLSEAGAVVLSCGTCLDYFDRKEMLIVGEATNMRDTVAAMLSAKKVITL; encoded by the coding sequence ATGTATGTTGACGAAGATCTGTTGTTGATTCTGAAGTCAGCCGGAATCGGCGATGGTGCACCCGATTTGGGATCAAAGCTCATTAACTCGTTCCTTAAGATGCTTCTTGAATCCGGGTCCATCCCTTCGAAGGTCATTTGCTTGAATACAGGTGTCTTCCTGACGACCAAAGGGTCCGATGTGGAAGATGAAATGAGACAACTATCGGAAGCCGGTGCGGTGGTCTTGTCTTGCGGAACCTGTCTCGATTACTTCGACAGAAAAGAAATGCTGATAGTCGGTGAAGCCACTAACATGAGAGACACTGTCGCAGCAATGTTGAGCGCCAAGAAGGTGATAACCCTGTAA
- a CDS encoding cytidylate kinase family protein — MAIITISRGIKSRGAELAKQLSERLEYTCKNREVVLEGAKKYNIMAEDLFRQLEKSPGLWQKLTREHERNQIFLQCSLIDAVKQDNIIYHGFAGQLFLRGIRHVLKVHLYAPLEERVRAVMEESGKNYDEASYYVAKIDEQRMLWVKYVCGENWRDPSLYDISFSTENMTIDTICEIVALTVGRPEFRTSAEAARGLEDLSLVCEVKAALASDDKMWNIPITVAANNGVVTLRGTVKDSKVRDAFVAIASQVKGVTACQVNISLTTDRLSKGTFGHD; from the coding sequence ATGGCAATCATTACTATTTCCAGAGGCATAAAAAGTCGTGGGGCAGAGCTGGCGAAGCAATTGTCGGAAAGGTTGGAGTACACCTGCAAGAATCGGGAAGTGGTTCTTGAAGGGGCAAAGAAGTACAACATCATGGCAGAGGATCTCTTTCGACAACTTGAAAAATCTCCCGGATTATGGCAGAAGTTGACGCGTGAACACGAGCGAAATCAGATTTTCCTTCAGTGTTCACTAATCGATGCCGTGAAACAAGATAACATCATATACCACGGGTTCGCTGGTCAGCTCTTTCTGAGAGGAATCAGGCATGTTCTGAAAGTGCATCTCTATGCACCTCTGGAAGAACGAGTAAGGGCAGTTATGGAGGAATCTGGTAAGAACTACGACGAGGCAAGCTATTACGTCGCCAAGATCGATGAGCAGAGAATGCTCTGGGTCAAGTATGTCTGCGGTGAGAACTGGCGCGATCCCTCTCTCTATGATATTTCGTTCAGCACTGAGAACATGACGATAGATACGATATGCGAGATTGTTGCACTGACTGTGGGTCGTCCGGAATTCAGAACAAGCGCTGAAGCCGCTCGCGGGCTTGAAGACCTTTCGCTGGTTTGTGAAGTCAAGGCGGCATTAGCTTCAGATGACAAGATGTGGAACATCCCGATAACAGTTGCAGCGAATAATGGCGTTGTTACCTTGCGCGGCACGGTCAAAGACAGCAAAGTGCGGGATGCGTTTGTAGCGATTGCCTCTCAGGTAAAAGGTGTTACTGCATGCCAAGTCAATATCAGCCTCACAACCGATCGGCTGAGCAAAGGCACCTTCGGTCACGACTAA